From a region of the Hemibagrus wyckioides isolate EC202008001 linkage group LG06, SWU_Hwy_1.0, whole genome shotgun sequence genome:
- the map2 gene encoding microtubule-associated protein 2 isoform X1 produces the protein MADGRQPEDSASQWALPGTQDSSSPVGENGFPYRTCQPGAAHAATAASYAKENGFNGDLPSGHEVTAEQVSARIVQEVTAEAVAVLKGEQELHPGTAVRLSSVEDSTNLPPSPPPSPAAEHFGPLEQDVGDEEEAGPLCRFQNSRERCKFLAPSISVSVPEDEPYYSDEEYYDHPLFSPEWTLSGSCPSGQAAAFSQIEEEETIEALSAAEEDENIAAAAALEEQEEEEEQWSGEEPEQEPISKLLEQAEVVVGAQTLPYLQAEDQALTAGPGAPNGSTEEAGRGECPGKAVKMDAEKPCGERTASVSMDFTQSEVHPEDLTSYQSVVPDKEIPDTSLPSLSDTDAFAASPNGQSNAKEPTVNPDQKPDSPVNIEKQASTDAVSLDSSMSQTHEKQLLEVESTSTGDKQLDVTVSAKSPEVPGKESASSDKQGEETMDKSGMSAYFETTTLKSEEMRGQGEGYYELSTSSDETKPASAISSVPEISYSTLAQSQSIEEKPESQKGTEEQQKVLPSSEQRDDCRLSPGKLALEQRSYSLNITIGALDQSGGQGRPKNFSPLATDIMSYTSGSLDESTDYLPVTTPSVEKLPSFPPLILETSASVTTPSASPPHDTIADIKTPSPQPESPGSPLSNKFSYKNGAVMAQDLPEMLDLAGTRTRLLSDNTDPEIIRRKSVPADMPALVSDSLAHLFQGQRVAKSETQLEEHGYCVFSEYSGPMPSPADVHSPLDSPPTQIFNRMISEEKETIPVTSGQESPLSKVLKEDIPPDTEEEKDTREKMCKDNGAEQPSQQAETFPTPTVTVTLEGVKTDLDEEAKLAAEKEAEIADYERQIRKLEMEDRPLSVEEERELQELREKVKNKPDLVHQEAYEEVDAEDVYQLTGVAKDRIARPIRPSPTSSVESGTEEEKVHLDTEKPKPAQDAQKEEPAKLSPVPSVEKPSKDHNLLESGKEKETGEQKSQLEIAKAEQVPVPTTVTQSAEEEIELAEEPKEYMQAEKADKPLDLPNVPEIPEKVEPQKTEVVKSEVEQIVTEHVEKDEGPKVVEKHEEPKVLEKDEEPKVVEKDEEPRIVEKGEVAKGAEKDKEHKVVEIHEEPKSVEKDEKCKIAEKHEEPKGVEKDEEPRVFEKDEGPTVIEKHEEPKAVVKDEEPKVFEKDEEPEVVAEDKEPTFVEKGEEPKVVENDEETRVVEKDEEPNIVTKDKEPEVVDKHEETGLDEKDVETGVVKDEEEEHDELEGAGAAVQETVEPRAAIESVVTVEDDFITVVQTIDEREVPGHSVRFSTPPEEEPPQMLQDEEEEEDSIEMAQEAEIEAASLEEVQDAPEAVPTPVCPPKEVPESEAPTESYDDYKDETTIDDSILDSSWVDTQADDDDKSMATEKTEPLPRSPAKKPSTEKLVKQKAKSGRAKGRVSTPERKPIWKDPGPVHKEELKKKKAVIKKVEVTKKSENQSRSPSRKSVLKAAVRHPRATQHHICAKRKPTVSADGRLPFSSVRHSRDRASTPSPTSLTKIPTCKTRASALPQPRPNSTCSYKKTSSLVEAEGPRLFSAGPQDFLSVNRNLEKDGGSRSPEKRSSLPRPASILTRRTHTSEHEESSTSITSSGSTAPRRPTSFHTEVRAEHRTGRSASMTGTESVRSRSARSGTSTPRTPGSTAITPGTPPSTSCRTPGTPRTPGTPKSLSLLSQDKKVAVIRTPPKSPVTASKQLRVVNQPMPDLKNVRSKIGSTDNLKYQPKGGQIQISNKKLDFSHIQSKCGSKDNLKYSPIGGNVLIQSKKLDLSHVTSKCGSLDNIHHKPGGGNVRIESVKLDFKDKAHAKVGSLDNAHHVPGGGNVMIESHKLMFRETAKARVDHGAEIVTQSSGLSPHHMSSSGSINLLESPQLATLAEDVTAALAKQGL, from the exons tGGAAGACTCAACCAATTTGCCACCTTCCCCACCTCCATCTCCTGCAGCTGAGCACTTTGGCCCTCTGGAGCAAG ATGTAGGGGATGAGGAGGAGGCTGGGCCTCTCTGCCGCTTCCAAAATTCTCGGGAGAGGTGCAAGTTCCTCGCCCCCTCCATCTCAGTTTCAGTGCCCGAGGATGAACCCTACTATTCTGACGAGGAGTACTATGACCACCCCTTATTCAGCCCTGAGTGGACACTCTCGGGCTCGTGCCCTTCAGGGCAGGCCGCTGCCTTTAGCCAGATTGAAG AAGAAGAGACCATAGAGGCTCTCTCTGCAGCGGAGGAAGATGAGAAcattgcagcagcagcagctttagaggagcaggaggaagaggaggagcagtGGAGTGGGGAGGAGCCTGAGCAAGAACCCATATCCAAGCTCTTAGAGCAGGCAGAGGTGGTAGTCGGGGCCCAGACTTTGCCCTATCTGCAGGCCGAGGACCAAGCACTTACTGCTGGCCCTGGAGCTCCTAACGGGAGCACTGAGGAGGCAGGAAGGGGCGAGTGCCCTGGGAAAG CTGTGAAGATGGATGCCGAAAAGCCATGTGGAGAGAGGACTGCGTCGGTCAGCATGGACTTCACTCAGTCAGAGGTGCACCCAGAGGATCTCACCTCTTACCAGAGTGTTGTTCCTGATAAAGAAATTCCAGACACATCATTACCCAGCCTAAGTGACACAGATGCTTTTGCTGCTTCACCAAATGGTCAGAGCAATGCCAAAGAGCCCACAGTGAATCCTGATCAAAAGCCCGACTCACCAGTCAATATTGAGAAGCAAGCTTCTACAGATGCAGTTTCTTTAGACTCAAGTATGTCTCAAACACATGAGAAGCAATTACTAGAAGTGGAATCCACATCTACTGGAGACAAGCAGCTAGATGTTACAGTAAGTGCCAAAAGTCCAGAAGTGCCTGGAAAAGAGTCTGCTAGCTCAGATAAACAAGGAGAAGAAACTATGGACAAGTCAGGAATGTCTGCTTATTTTGAAACAACAACACTGAAATCAGAGGAGATGAGGGGACAAGGTGAAGGTTATTATGAGCTTAGTACTTCATCAGACGAGACTAAGCCTGCCTCTGCCATTTCCTCAGTTCCAGAAATTAGCTACAGTACACTGGCTCAATCTCAGTCTATAGAGGAAAAACCTGAAAGTCAAAAGGGTACTGAAGAGCAACAAAAGGTTCTCCCATCCTCTGAACAAAGGGATGATTGCAGGCTCTCTCCTGGAAAGTTGGCCTTGGAGCAAAGAAGTTATTCCCTGAATATCACCATTGGAGCTTTGGATCAGAGCGGAGGACAAGGGCGTCCCAAAAACTTCTCCCCATTAGCAACGGACATCATGTCTTATACCAGTGGAAGCCTTGATGAATCCACTGACTACCTTCCTGTCACGACTCCGTCAGTGGAGAAACTCCCCTCTTTTCCACCACTCATCCTGGAGACATCAGCCTCTGTGACCACTCCATCGGCTTCTCCACCTCATGACACGATAGCTGATATCAAGACCCCAAGTCCACAGCCTGAATCCCCAGGTTCTCCCTTATCTAATAAGTTTAGCTATAAAAATGGTGCTGTGATGGCTCAAGATCTACCTGAAATGCTGGATTTGGCAGGTACTCGTACAAGACTACTGTCTGATAACACTGATCCTGAGATTATAAGAAGGAAATCAGTCCCTGCTGACATGCCTGCCCTTGTGAGTGACTCCTTAGCCCATTTGTTTCAGGGTCAGCGAGTTGCCAAAAGTGAGACTCAATTGGAAGAACATGGATACTGTGTTTTTAGTGAGTACTCTGGTCCCATGCCATCTCCAGCAGATGTTCACAGTCCATTGGATTCTCCACCAACACAAATCTTCAACAGAATGATTTCAGAGGAGAAAGAGACAATTCCAGTCACAAGTGGACAGGAAAGCCCATTATCTAAGGTTCTAAAAGAAGACATTCCGCCAGACACAGAGGAGGAAAAAGATACAAGAGAAAAAATGTGTAAGGATAATGGTGCAGAGCAGCCAAGCCAACAAGCTGAAACCTTTCCCACTCCAACTGTTACTGTTACGTTGGAAGGAGTGAAGACTGATCTTGATGAAGAGGCCAAACTTGCAGCTGAAAAGGAGGCTGAAATAGCTGATTATGAGAGGCAAATCCGCAAGCTGGAAATGGAAGACCGACCTTTAAGTGTTGAGGAGGAGAGGGAGCTCCAGGAGCTACGTGAGAAGGTGAAGAATAAGCCAGATTTAGTTCACCAGGAAGCCTATGAGGAGGTAGATGCTGAGGATGTGTACCAGCTTACTGGAGTTGCTAAGGACAGGATTGCTAGACCGATTAGACCGTCACCAACATCATCAGTGGAGAGTGgtacagaggaagaaaaagtaCATCTTGACACAGAGAAACCTAAACCAGCACAAGATGCCCAGAAAGAAGAGCCTGCAAAATTGTCTCCTGTTCCATCTGTTGAGAAACCCAGTAAAGATCATAACCTCCTAGAATCTGGCAAGGAGAAGGAGACTGGTGAACAAAAATCACAGCTGGAAATCGCAAAGGCAGAACAGGTTCCTGTTCCCACTACAGTGACACAAAGTGCAGAAGAAGAAATAGAACTTGCTGAGGAACCTAAGGAGTACATGCAAGCAGAAAAAGCAGACAAGCCTTTAGATTTGCCAAATGTGCCTGAGATACCAGAGAAGGTTGAACCACAGAAGACTGAAGTAGTTAAGTCTGAAGTAGAACAGATTGTAACAGAGCATGTTGAGAAAGACGAAGGGCCCAAAGTTGTTGAGAAACATGAAGAGCCCAAAGTTCTTGAGAAAGATGAAGAGCCTAAAGTTGTTGAGAAAGATGAAGAGCCCAGAATTGTTGAGAAAGGTGAAGTGGCGAAAGGTgctgagaaagacaaagagcATAAAGTTGTTGAGATACACGAGGAGCCCAAAAGTGTTGAGAAAGATGAAAAATGCAAAATTGCTGAGAAACATGAGGAGCCCAAAGGGGTTGAAAAAGATGAAGAGCCTAGAGTTTTCGAAAAAGATGAAGGGCCCACAGTCATTGAGAAACATGAAGAGCCCAAAGCTGTTGTGAAAGACGAAGAGCCCAaagtttttgagaaggatgaAGAGCCTGAAGTTGTTGCAGAAGATAAAGAACCCACATTTGTTGAGAAAGGTGAAGAGCCCAAAGTTGTTGAGAATGACGAAGAGACCAGAGTTGTGGAAAAAGATGAAGAACCTAACATTGTTACAAAAGACAAAGAGCCTGAAGTTGTTGACAAACATGAAGAAACTGGACTTGATGAGAAAGATGTAGAGACAGGAGTTGTgaaagatgaagaggaagagcaTGACGAGTTGGAAGGGGCAGGGGCAGCAGTACAAGAAACCGTAGAGCCCCGAGCTGCCATTGAGTCTGTTGTAACAGTGGAAGACGACTTTATCACTGTGGTGCAGACCATTGATGAACGAGAAGTACCTGGGCATAGTGTACGTTTCTCCACTCCTCCTGAGGAAGAACCACCGCAAATGCTtcaggatgaagaggaggaagaagactCTATTGAAATGGCTCAAGAAGCAGAAATAGAGGCTGCTAGCCTGGAGGAAGTCCAGGATGCTCCTGAAGCTGTACCCACTCCTGTGTGTCCTCCTAAGGAGGTACCAGAGAGCGAGGCTCCTACCGAGAGCTACGATGACTACAAGGATGAGACCACTATTGATGACTCCATCTTAGACAGCTCCTGGGTAGACACTCAAGCTGATG ATGATGATAAGAGCATGGCCACAGAGAAAACTGAGCCTCTTCCTAGAAGCCCTGCCAAAAAGCCCTCTACTGAGAAACTGGTCAAACAGAAGGCTAAATCGGGCAGAGCCAAAGGCCGAGTTTCCACTCCGGAACGTAAACCCATCTGGAAGGATCCGGGACCGGTCCATAAAGAGgagctgaagaagaaaaaag CTGTGATTAAGAAGGTTGAGGTcacaaaaaaatcagaaaatcagaGCCGCTCTCCCTCCAGGAAGAGTGTTTTAAAGGCCGCCGTAAGGCACCCTAGAGCTACCCAACATCACATCTGTGCTAAGCGGAAACCCACAG tATCAGCAGATGGACGGCTGCCTTTCAGCTCAGTGCGACATTCCAGAGACAGGGCATCT ACCCCCAGTCCGACATCACTAACTAAGATCCCCACCTGTAAAACACGGGCGTCGGCTCTTCCTCAGCCCCGCCCCAACTCCACCTGCTCctacaaaaaaacaagctcATTGGTGGAGGCCGAAGGGCCCCGCCTCTTCTCAGCAGGCCCTCAAGATTTCCTCTCAGTTAACAGGAATTTAGAAAAG GACGGAGGATCTCGGAGCCCCGAGAAGAGATCGTCTCTGCCTCGGCCGGCCTCCATCCTGACTCGGCGCACTCACACCAGTGAACACGAGGAGAGCTCCACCTCCATCACTAGCTCTGGATCGACGGCACCACGCAGGCCCACAT CTTTCCACACTGAAGTCAGAGCTGAACACAGGACAGGTCGCTCTGCCAGTATGACAG GCACCGAGTCTGTGCGTTCCCGCTCTGCTCGCTCCGGGACCTCCACTCCCCGTACTCCTGGCTCCACCGCCATCACTCCTGGCACTCCTCCCAGCACATCCTGTCGTACCCCAGGCACCCCGCGCACCCCGGGCACCCCCAAATCCCTCAGCCTGCTCTCACAGGACAAGAAAGTGGCCGTCATTCGCACGCCTCCGAAATCTCCTGTCACTGCATCCAAGCAGCTGCGTGTCGTCAACCAGCCCATGCCTGACCTCAAGAACGTCAGGTCCAAGATCGGATCCACGGATAACTTGAAGTACCAGCCTAAAGGAGGGCAG ATTCAAATTTCAAACAAGAAGTTGGACTTCAGTCATATTCAATCAAAGTGTGGATCCAAGGATAACCTGAAGTATTCACCCATTGGAGGCAAT GTACTGATTCAATCAAAGAAGCTGGACCTCAGTCACGTGACCTCCAAGTGCGGCTCTCTGGATAACATCCACCACAAACCAG GTGGCGGTAACGTGCGCATTGAGAGTGTAAAACTGGACTTTAAGGATAAAGCCCATGCTAAAGTCGGATCTCTGGATAATGCTCATCATGTACCAGGAGGAGGAAACGTGATG
- the map2 gene encoding microtubule-associated protein 2 isoform X13, which translates to MADGRQPEDSASQWALPGTQDSSSPVGENGFPYRTCQPGAAHAATAASYAKENGFNGDLPSGHEVTAEQVSARIVQEVTAEAVAVLKGEQELHPGTAVRLSSVEDSTNLPPSPPPSPAAEHFGPLEQEETIEALSAAEEDENIAAAAALEEQEEEEEQWSGEEPEQEPISKLLEQAEVVVGAQTLPYLQAEDQALTAGPGAPNGSTEEAGRGECPGKAVKMDAEKPCGERTASVSMDFTQSEVHPEDLTSYQSVVPDKEIPDTSLPSLSDTDAFAASPNGQSNAKEPTVNPDQKPDSPVNIEKQASTDAVSLDSSMSQTHEKQLLEVESTSTGDKQLDVTVSAKSPEVPGKESASSDKQGEETMDKSGMSAYFETTTLKSEEMRGQGEGYYELSTSSDETKPASAISSVPEISYSTLAQSQSIEEKPESQKGTEEQQKVLPSSEQRDDCRLSPGKLALEQRSYSLNITIGALDQSGGQGRPKNFSPLATDIMSYTSGSLDESTDYLPVTTPSVEKLPSFPPLILETSASVTTPSASPPHDTIADIKTPSPQPESPGSPLSNKFSYKNGAVMAQDLPEMLDLAGTRTRLLSDNTDPEIIRRKSVPADMPALVSDSLAHLFQGQRVAKSETQLEEHGYCVFSEYSGPMPSPADVHSPLDSPPTQIFNRMISEEKETIPVTSGQESPLSKVLKEDIPPDTEEEKDTREKMCKDNGAEQPSQQAETFPTPTVTVTLEGVKTDLDEEAKLAAEKEAEIADYERQIRKLEMEDRPLSVEEERELQELREKVKNKPDLVHQEAYEEVDAEDVYQLTGVAKDRIARPIRPSPTSSVESGTEEEKVHLDTEKPKPAQDAQKEEPAKLSPVPSVEKPSKDHNLLESGKEKETGEQKSQLEIAKAEQVPVPTTVTQSAEEEIELAEEPKEYMQAEKADKPLDLPNVPEIPEKVEPQKTEVVKSEVEQIVTEHVEKDEGPKVVEKHEEPKVLEKDEEPKVVEKDEEPRIVEKGEVAKGAEKDKEHKVVEIHEEPKSVEKDEKCKIAEKHEEPKGVEKDEEPRVFEKDEGPTVIEKHEEPKAVVKDEEPKVFEKDEEPEVVAEDKEPTFVEKGEEPKVVENDEETRVVEKDEEPNIVTKDKEPEVVDKHEETGLDEKDVETGVVKDEEEEHDELEGAGAAVQETVEPRAAIESVVTVEDDFITVVQTIDEREVPGHSVRFSTPPEEEPPQMLQDEEEEEDSIEMAQEAEIEAASLEEVQDAPEAVPTPVCPPKEVPESEAPTESYDDYKDETTIDDSILDSSWVDTQADDDDKSMATEKTEPLPRSPAKKPSTEKLVKQKAKSGRAKGRVSTPERKPIWKDPGPVHKEELKKKKAVIKKVEVTKKSENQSRSPSRKSVLKAAVRHPRATQHHICAKRKPTVSADGRLPFSSVRHSRDRASTPSPTSLTKIPTCKTRASALPQPRPNSTCSYKKTSSLVEAEGPRLFSAGPQDFLSVNRNLEKDGGSRSPEKRSSLPRPASILTRRTHTSEHEESSTSITSSGSTAPRRPTSFHTEVRAEHRTGRSASMTGTESVRSRSARSGTSTPRTPGSTAITPGTPPSTSCRTPGTPRTPGTPKSLSLLSQDKKVAVIRTPPKSPVTASKQLRVVNQPMPDLKNVRSKIGSTDNLKYQPKGGQVLIQSKKLDLSHVTSKCGSLDNIHHKPGGGNVRIESVKLDFKDKAHAKVGSLDNAHHVPGGGNVMIESHKLMFRETAKARVDHGAEIVTQSSGLSPHHMSSSGSINLLESPQLATLAEDVTAALAKQGL; encoded by the exons tGGAAGACTCAACCAATTTGCCACCTTCCCCACCTCCATCTCCTGCAGCTGAGCACTTTGGCCCTCTGGAGCAAG AAGAGACCATAGAGGCTCTCTCTGCAGCGGAGGAAGATGAGAAcattgcagcagcagcagctttagaggagcaggaggaagaggaggagcagtGGAGTGGGGAGGAGCCTGAGCAAGAACCCATATCCAAGCTCTTAGAGCAGGCAGAGGTGGTAGTCGGGGCCCAGACTTTGCCCTATCTGCAGGCCGAGGACCAAGCACTTACTGCTGGCCCTGGAGCTCCTAACGGGAGCACTGAGGAGGCAGGAAGGGGCGAGTGCCCTGGGAAAG CTGTGAAGATGGATGCCGAAAAGCCATGTGGAGAGAGGACTGCGTCGGTCAGCATGGACTTCACTCAGTCAGAGGTGCACCCAGAGGATCTCACCTCTTACCAGAGTGTTGTTCCTGATAAAGAAATTCCAGACACATCATTACCCAGCCTAAGTGACACAGATGCTTTTGCTGCTTCACCAAATGGTCAGAGCAATGCCAAAGAGCCCACAGTGAATCCTGATCAAAAGCCCGACTCACCAGTCAATATTGAGAAGCAAGCTTCTACAGATGCAGTTTCTTTAGACTCAAGTATGTCTCAAACACATGAGAAGCAATTACTAGAAGTGGAATCCACATCTACTGGAGACAAGCAGCTAGATGTTACAGTAAGTGCCAAAAGTCCAGAAGTGCCTGGAAAAGAGTCTGCTAGCTCAGATAAACAAGGAGAAGAAACTATGGACAAGTCAGGAATGTCTGCTTATTTTGAAACAACAACACTGAAATCAGAGGAGATGAGGGGACAAGGTGAAGGTTATTATGAGCTTAGTACTTCATCAGACGAGACTAAGCCTGCCTCTGCCATTTCCTCAGTTCCAGAAATTAGCTACAGTACACTGGCTCAATCTCAGTCTATAGAGGAAAAACCTGAAAGTCAAAAGGGTACTGAAGAGCAACAAAAGGTTCTCCCATCCTCTGAACAAAGGGATGATTGCAGGCTCTCTCCTGGAAAGTTGGCCTTGGAGCAAAGAAGTTATTCCCTGAATATCACCATTGGAGCTTTGGATCAGAGCGGAGGACAAGGGCGTCCCAAAAACTTCTCCCCATTAGCAACGGACATCATGTCTTATACCAGTGGAAGCCTTGATGAATCCACTGACTACCTTCCTGTCACGACTCCGTCAGTGGAGAAACTCCCCTCTTTTCCACCACTCATCCTGGAGACATCAGCCTCTGTGACCACTCCATCGGCTTCTCCACCTCATGACACGATAGCTGATATCAAGACCCCAAGTCCACAGCCTGAATCCCCAGGTTCTCCCTTATCTAATAAGTTTAGCTATAAAAATGGTGCTGTGATGGCTCAAGATCTACCTGAAATGCTGGATTTGGCAGGTACTCGTACAAGACTACTGTCTGATAACACTGATCCTGAGATTATAAGAAGGAAATCAGTCCCTGCTGACATGCCTGCCCTTGTGAGTGACTCCTTAGCCCATTTGTTTCAGGGTCAGCGAGTTGCCAAAAGTGAGACTCAATTGGAAGAACATGGATACTGTGTTTTTAGTGAGTACTCTGGTCCCATGCCATCTCCAGCAGATGTTCACAGTCCATTGGATTCTCCACCAACACAAATCTTCAACAGAATGATTTCAGAGGAGAAAGAGACAATTCCAGTCACAAGTGGACAGGAAAGCCCATTATCTAAGGTTCTAAAAGAAGACATTCCGCCAGACACAGAGGAGGAAAAAGATACAAGAGAAAAAATGTGTAAGGATAATGGTGCAGAGCAGCCAAGCCAACAAGCTGAAACCTTTCCCACTCCAACTGTTACTGTTACGTTGGAAGGAGTGAAGACTGATCTTGATGAAGAGGCCAAACTTGCAGCTGAAAAGGAGGCTGAAATAGCTGATTATGAGAGGCAAATCCGCAAGCTGGAAATGGAAGACCGACCTTTAAGTGTTGAGGAGGAGAGGGAGCTCCAGGAGCTACGTGAGAAGGTGAAGAATAAGCCAGATTTAGTTCACCAGGAAGCCTATGAGGAGGTAGATGCTGAGGATGTGTACCAGCTTACTGGAGTTGCTAAGGACAGGATTGCTAGACCGATTAGACCGTCACCAACATCATCAGTGGAGAGTGgtacagaggaagaaaaagtaCATCTTGACACAGAGAAACCTAAACCAGCACAAGATGCCCAGAAAGAAGAGCCTGCAAAATTGTCTCCTGTTCCATCTGTTGAGAAACCCAGTAAAGATCATAACCTCCTAGAATCTGGCAAGGAGAAGGAGACTGGTGAACAAAAATCACAGCTGGAAATCGCAAAGGCAGAACAGGTTCCTGTTCCCACTACAGTGACACAAAGTGCAGAAGAAGAAATAGAACTTGCTGAGGAACCTAAGGAGTACATGCAAGCAGAAAAAGCAGACAAGCCTTTAGATTTGCCAAATGTGCCTGAGATACCAGAGAAGGTTGAACCACAGAAGACTGAAGTAGTTAAGTCTGAAGTAGAACAGATTGTAACAGAGCATGTTGAGAAAGACGAAGGGCCCAAAGTTGTTGAGAAACATGAAGAGCCCAAAGTTCTTGAGAAAGATGAAGAGCCTAAAGTTGTTGAGAAAGATGAAGAGCCCAGAATTGTTGAGAAAGGTGAAGTGGCGAAAGGTgctgagaaagacaaagagcATAAAGTTGTTGAGATACACGAGGAGCCCAAAAGTGTTGAGAAAGATGAAAAATGCAAAATTGCTGAGAAACATGAGGAGCCCAAAGGGGTTGAAAAAGATGAAGAGCCTAGAGTTTTCGAAAAAGATGAAGGGCCCACAGTCATTGAGAAACATGAAGAGCCCAAAGCTGTTGTGAAAGACGAAGAGCCCAaagtttttgagaaggatgaAGAGCCTGAAGTTGTTGCAGAAGATAAAGAACCCACATTTGTTGAGAAAGGTGAAGAGCCCAAAGTTGTTGAGAATGACGAAGAGACCAGAGTTGTGGAAAAAGATGAAGAACCTAACATTGTTACAAAAGACAAAGAGCCTGAAGTTGTTGACAAACATGAAGAAACTGGACTTGATGAGAAAGATGTAGAGACAGGAGTTGTgaaagatgaagaggaagagcaTGACGAGTTGGAAGGGGCAGGGGCAGCAGTACAAGAAACCGTAGAGCCCCGAGCTGCCATTGAGTCTGTTGTAACAGTGGAAGACGACTTTATCACTGTGGTGCAGACCATTGATGAACGAGAAGTACCTGGGCATAGTGTACGTTTCTCCACTCCTCCTGAGGAAGAACCACCGCAAATGCTtcaggatgaagaggaggaagaagactCTATTGAAATGGCTCAAGAAGCAGAAATAGAGGCTGCTAGCCTGGAGGAAGTCCAGGATGCTCCTGAAGCTGTACCCACTCCTGTGTGTCCTCCTAAGGAGGTACCAGAGAGCGAGGCTCCTACCGAGAGCTACGATGACTACAAGGATGAGACCACTATTGATGACTCCATCTTAGACAGCTCCTGGGTAGACACTCAAGCTGATG ATGATGATAAGAGCATGGCCACAGAGAAAACTGAGCCTCTTCCTAGAAGCCCTGCCAAAAAGCCCTCTACTGAGAAACTGGTCAAACAGAAGGCTAAATCGGGCAGAGCCAAAGGCCGAGTTTCCACTCCGGAACGTAAACCCATCTGGAAGGATCCGGGACCGGTCCATAAAGAGgagctgaagaagaaaaaag CTGTGATTAAGAAGGTTGAGGTcacaaaaaaatcagaaaatcagaGCCGCTCTCCCTCCAGGAAGAGTGTTTTAAAGGCCGCCGTAAGGCACCCTAGAGCTACCCAACATCACATCTGTGCTAAGCGGAAACCCACAG tATCAGCAGATGGACGGCTGCCTTTCAGCTCAGTGCGACATTCCAGAGACAGGGCATCT ACCCCCAGTCCGACATCACTAACTAAGATCCCCACCTGTAAAACACGGGCGTCGGCTCTTCCTCAGCCCCGCCCCAACTCCACCTGCTCctacaaaaaaacaagctcATTGGTGGAGGCCGAAGGGCCCCGCCTCTTCTCAGCAGGCCCTCAAGATTTCCTCTCAGTTAACAGGAATTTAGAAAAG GACGGAGGATCTCGGAGCCCCGAGAAGAGATCGTCTCTGCCTCGGCCGGCCTCCATCCTGACTCGGCGCACTCACACCAGTGAACACGAGGAGAGCTCCACCTCCATCACTAGCTCTGGATCGACGGCACCACGCAGGCCCACAT CTTTCCACACTGAAGTCAGAGCTGAACACAGGACAGGTCGCTCTGCCAGTATGACAG GCACCGAGTCTGTGCGTTCCCGCTCTGCTCGCTCCGGGACCTCCACTCCCCGTACTCCTGGCTCCACCGCCATCACTCCTGGCACTCCTCCCAGCACATCCTGTCGTACCCCAGGCACCCCGCGCACCCCGGGCACCCCCAAATCCCTCAGCCTGCTCTCACAGGACAAGAAAGTGGCCGTCATTCGCACGCCTCCGAAATCTCCTGTCACTGCATCCAAGCAGCTGCGTGTCGTCAACCAGCCCATGCCTGACCTCAAGAACGTCAGGTCCAAGATCGGATCCACGGATAACTTGAAGTACCAGCCTAAAGGAGGGCAG GTACTGATTCAATCAAAGAAGCTGGACCTCAGTCACGTGACCTCCAAGTGCGGCTCTCTGGATAACATCCACCACAAACCAG GTGGCGGTAACGTGCGCATTGAGAGTGTAAAACTGGACTTTAAGGATAAAGCCCATGCTAAAGTCGGATCTCTGGATAATGCTCATCATGTACCAGGAGGAGGAAACGTGATG